Below is a window of Dietzia timorensis DNA.
TGCCGAGAGCGCGCACCGCAGCCGCGGCCTCGTGTACAGAGGACAGGTGGGCGAGATTGAGTTTGACGATATCGACCTCGGCGCCCGATTCGCGCAGCTCCGAGGCGAGTTCCTCGGCGCGTTCGAGGCTGCGCGCGGGGAGGATCATCCTGCGCCCAGGGGCCGCGACCATCCGCGCGAGCTCGCGACCGATACCGTTGGTTGCCCCGGTGATCAGCCACGTGCGTCCCGTCTTCTCCGGATCGAGATCCATCGGTGGTGACGGCGCGGGGCGGAATTTCGAAAGTAGAGACATGGTCCTCCTCGGTGACGATTCGAGGCTATCGGTTCCCCGGCGAACGGGCGGGAGTCGTTCTATTCCGCGATGATCACGTCGAGTCGCCGCGGCCCGTGCACGCCGTGGACGCGAATGAATTCGATATCGACGGTCGCGCTCGGTCCGGACACCATCGTGATGGGTGCGGTGTCGTGCCCGGCGTCCACGATGCGGCGGAACCCCTCCGGCACGATGTCGACGATGTCTGCGGCGCGCACGACGATGACGTGGTGATCGGGTACGAGCGTGATGGCGCGACGCCCACACTCATTTCCGACGAGCACGATTGTTCCCGTGTCCGCAATGGCGACGAACGACCCTGTGACCACCGCGTCGACGGTATCGACCGTTTCAATATCGAGGGGATTCGAGGCGCTATCCCTCAGAATCGTCGGGTGCTCGGCGCCTCCGCCGTCAGAGGTGATGGTGTCCAGCCACGGCACCGGGAACTCGTCGGGCACGACGACGGACTGGGCGCCGTCGAGAAAATCGGCGACCGCCTGGCCAACATCGGCTGTAGGCACTCGCTGCACCGTCGCATCGTAATCGTCGAGACGGTCGATGAGCAGCTCGATCCGCGCTTCCGAACTGCGCGAGCCGGCGACCCGGTAGTTGCGGTCGATTCTCGCCGGTTTCGGCTGTCCGCCTCCAAGGGAAGAACGGATGCGTTCGAGAATCTCGATGCGTGCCTCATTCATCTCTATTGTCCTTCCACCAGCTGCG
It encodes the following:
- a CDS encoding LutC/YkgG family protein, with amino-acid sequence MNEARIEILERIRSSLGGGQPKPARIDRNYRVAGSRSSEARIELLIDRLDDYDATVQRVPTADVGQAVADFLDGAQSVVVPDEFPVPWLDTITSDGGGAEHPTILRDSASNPLDIETVDTVDAVVTGSFVAIADTGTIVLVGNECGRRAITLVPDHHVIVVRAADIVDIVPEGFRRIVDAGHDTAPITMVSGPSATVDIEFIRVHGVHGPRRLDVIIAE